In the Ramlibacter tataouinensis TTB310 genome, one interval contains:
- a CDS encoding B3/B4 domain-containing protein, giving the protein MHFSHSPGLWADFPELVPGVLCATGLHAPAQVDAAVEGFQAIARSRLAAVGSESELPEVQAWRRAFSRLGLKPTQYRCAAESLLRRFKKEGTLPRIHPLIDLCNAASLAFAIPVAVFDVAQVAGWLQVRRAGGQENYLAFSGETERPEPGEVVFADAQDHAHARRWTHRQSRLSAIRNETAGVLIVAEGLHATAAGDVPRLLQALSQALGQAWPVSPISRVLTAQAPRFDFG; this is encoded by the coding sequence ATGCACTTCAGCCACAGCCCCGGCCTCTGGGCCGATTTTCCCGAACTCGTGCCCGGCGTGCTGTGCGCCACGGGTCTCCATGCCCCGGCGCAGGTGGACGCCGCCGTGGAAGGCTTCCAGGCGATCGCCCGCTCGCGCCTGGCGGCCGTGGGCAGCGAATCCGAGTTGCCGGAGGTCCAGGCCTGGCGGCGTGCCTTCTCGCGCCTGGGGCTCAAGCCGACGCAGTACCGCTGCGCTGCCGAGTCGCTGCTGCGGCGCTTCAAGAAGGAAGGCACGCTGCCGCGCATCCATCCGCTGATCGACCTGTGCAACGCGGCCTCGCTGGCCTTTGCCATCCCGGTGGCGGTCTTCGACGTCGCGCAGGTGGCCGGCTGGCTGCAGGTGCGCCGCGCCGGCGGCCAGGAGAACTACCTCGCCTTCAGCGGCGAGACCGAGCGGCCGGAGCCCGGCGAGGTGGTGTTCGCCGATGCGCAGGACCACGCCCATGCCCGGCGCTGGACCCACCGCCAGAGCCGGTTGTCGGCGATTCGCAACGAAACGGCGGGCGTGCTGATCGTCGCCGAGGGCCTGCATGCCACCGCCGCCGGCGACGTGCCCCGGCTGCTCCAGGCCCTCTCACAGGCCCTGGGCCAGGCCTGGCCGGTGTCCCCCATCTCCCGGGTGCTCACGGCCCAGGCGCCGCGATTCGACTTCGGCTGA
- a CDS encoding SAM-dependent methyltransferase translates to MPGSRFLRTVLSGLLAALPLLVLPLAPAGAQPAEEVPFVVSPDNVTLEMLRLAGIGPGDHLIDLGSGDGRIVIVAAQRFGATGLGVEIVPELVERSLRSAREAGVADRVAFRVQDLFATDLSPASVVTLYLLPEFNLQLRPRLLQLKPGTRVVSHDWDMGDWTPDRTTVVAVPDKKVGLEKSSRIHLWTVPARVEGLWCGTGLLQGSSLRLAQRYQVFEGTLLHRGRERPLQGRVEGATVRTVAGRYGELALTLAGDELRLASAEGVLALAKGTTFRRSTAASCASG, encoded by the coding sequence ATGCCCGGTTCCCGCTTCCTCCGCACCGTCCTGTCCGGCCTGCTGGCCGCCCTGCCCCTTCTTGTCTTGCCGCTGGCGCCGGCGGGCGCGCAGCCTGCCGAAGAGGTACCCTTCGTCGTCTCGCCCGACAACGTCACGCTGGAGATGCTGCGCCTGGCCGGCATCGGGCCGGGCGACCACCTGATCGACCTGGGCTCGGGCGACGGCCGCATCGTGATCGTGGCGGCCCAGCGCTTCGGCGCCACCGGCCTGGGCGTGGAGATCGTGCCCGAGCTGGTCGAGCGCAGCCTGCGCAGCGCGCGCGAGGCCGGCGTGGCCGACCGGGTGGCGTTCCGGGTGCAGGACCTGTTCGCCACCGACCTGTCGCCGGCCAGCGTGGTCACCCTGTACCTGCTGCCGGAGTTCAACCTGCAGCTGCGCCCGCGCCTGCTGCAGCTCAAGCCCGGCACGCGGGTGGTCTCGCACGACTGGGACATGGGTGACTGGACGCCCGACCGCACCACCGTCGTGGCCGTGCCGGACAAGAAGGTCGGCCTGGAGAAGTCGAGCAGGATCCACCTGTGGACCGTGCCGGCGCGGGTCGAGGGGCTGTGGTGCGGCACCGGCCTGCTGCAGGGCTCCAGCCTGCGGCTGGCGCAGCGCTACCAGGTGTTCGAGGGAACGCTGCTGCACCGCGGCCGCGAGCGTCCGCTGCAGGGCCGTGTCGAGGGCGCGACCGTGCGCACCGTGGCAGGGCGCTATGGCGAGCTGGCCCTCACGCTCGCGGGCGACGAGCTGCGCCTGGCCTCGGCCGAGGGCGTGCTGGCATTGGCGAAGGGCACCACCTTCCGGCGCAGCACGGCGGCGTCCTGCGCTAGCGGTTGA
- a CDS encoding TspO/MBR family protein, translating into MDNAAAWYANLDKPFFAPPAWLFGPVWTLLYLVIAISFGWVLLQALRRRLPWRTALPFVLNLAFNLAFMPLQFVLQNNLLAAIDILLVLATLLWALRAIAPRARWVVLANLPYLAWVVFATVLQLSITWLNR; encoded by the coding sequence ATGGACAACGCCGCAGCCTGGTACGCCAACCTCGACAAGCCCTTCTTCGCTCCGCCGGCCTGGCTGTTCGGCCCGGTCTGGACCCTGCTGTACCTCGTTATCGCCATCAGCTTCGGCTGGGTGCTGCTGCAGGCGCTGCGCCGGCGCCTGCCGTGGCGCACGGCGCTGCCGTTCGTGCTGAACCTGGCGTTCAACCTGGCTTTCATGCCGCTGCAGTTCGTGCTGCAGAACAACCTGCTGGCCGCCATCGACATCCTGCTGGTGCTCGCCACCCTGCTGTGGGCGCTGCGGGCCATCGCCCCGCGGGCGCGCTGGGTCGTCCTCGCCAACCTGCCTTACCTGGCCTGGGTGGTGTTCGCGACCGTGCTGCAGCTGTCCATCACCTGGCTCAACCGCTAG
- a CDS encoding RcnB family protein, with protein sequence MKSTVLLSAIAAAALGFSPLAAAQGPGRAGWGAERQDAQRELREARRDVREARRDLREARDDRRDARQDARRLAAREARFHRGGYLPHEYRQRHHVVHDWHARRLYAPPRGHQWVQVNGDYALVAVASGLIAQLLLGR encoded by the coding sequence ATGAAATCCACCGTCCTCCTGAGCGCCATCGCCGCGGCCGCGCTGGGCTTCAGCCCGCTGGCCGCGGCCCAGGGCCCCGGCCGCGCCGGCTGGGGCGCCGAGCGCCAGGACGCGCAGCGCGAGCTGCGCGAGGCCCGGCGCGACGTGCGCGAAGCCCGGCGCGACCTGCGCGAGGCGCGGGACGACCGCCGTGATGCCCGCCAGGATGCCCGGCGCCTGGCCGCACGGGAGGCGCGCTTCCACCGCGGCGGCTACCTGCCCCATGAGTACCGGCAGCGGCACCACGTGGTGCACGACTGGCACGCGCGGCGGCTGTACGCGCCCCCGCGGGGCCACCAGTGGGTGCAGGTGAACGGCGACTACGCGCTGGTGGCGGTGGCCAGCGGCCTCATCGCCCAGCTGCTGCTCGGCCGCTGA
- the gshA gene encoding glutamate--cysteine ligase: MSSPKLSLAALGPERLKGIRRGVEKESLRATAAGDLALTPHPAALGSALTHPHITTDYSESQLELITGVHATPETCLEELMRIHQFTYRALGEEMLWVSSMPCRLPADETIPIGRYGSSNVGRAKSVYRMGLAHRYGRRMQTISGIHYNWSMPGLGSDQYFALIRNFRRHAFLLLYLFGASPALCSSFVAGRDHGLQPLADGTMYMPHGTSLRMGRLGYQSEAQARLAVSYNGLEGYAASLQEALTRPYPAYESIGIMNPGGEYNQLATSLLQIENEFYGTIRPKRVIFPGERPLHALRERGVEYVEVRLLDLDPFVPVGIKAQTMRLLDIFLLHCLLADSPPDTPQEIAQIGRNQHLTAAFGREPGLRLERGTQEVALADWAAELLAQFDPVAAALDAAHRTSDYTDALRSAHALVEQPDLLPSARVLAVMQQDFGNSFLDFTLAHSQHTRMKLLALPFGGAQQAHYAMLSRESLRHQREIEAGDSLPFEHYRQQYISPERLGLTRAAVTPALAAV, from the coding sequence ATGAGCAGTCCCAAGCTTTCCCTCGCAGCGCTGGGCCCCGAGCGGCTCAAGGGCATCCGACGCGGCGTCGAGAAGGAAAGCCTGCGCGCCACGGCGGCCGGTGACCTGGCCCTCACGCCGCACCCCGCGGCCCTGGGATCGGCCCTCACTCATCCGCACATCACTACCGACTACAGCGAGTCGCAGCTGGAGCTGATCACCGGCGTGCATGCCACGCCGGAGACCTGCCTGGAAGAGCTGATGCGCATCCACCAGTTCACCTACCGTGCGCTGGGCGAGGAGATGCTGTGGGTGTCGAGCATGCCGTGCCGGCTGCCGGCCGACGAGACCATCCCCATCGGGCGCTACGGCTCCTCCAACGTGGGCCGCGCCAAAAGCGTCTACCGGATGGGACTGGCGCACCGCTACGGCCGGCGCATGCAGACCATCTCGGGCATCCACTACAACTGGTCGATGCCGGGGCTGGGCAGCGACCAGTACTTCGCCCTGATCCGCAACTTCCGGCGCCACGCCTTCCTGCTGCTGTACCTGTTCGGCGCGTCGCCCGCGCTGTGCTCGTCCTTCGTGGCGGGCCGCGACCACGGGCTGCAGCCGCTGGCCGACGGCACCATGTACATGCCGCACGGCACCTCACTGCGCATGGGGCGACTGGGCTACCAGAGCGAGGCGCAGGCCCGCCTGGCCGTCAGCTACAACGGCCTGGAAGGCTACGCCGCGTCGCTGCAGGAAGCCCTGACCCGGCCCTACCCGGCGTACGAGTCCATCGGCATCATGAATCCCGGCGGCGAGTACAACCAGCTGGCCACCAGCCTGCTGCAGATCGAGAACGAGTTCTACGGCACCATCCGCCCCAAGCGCGTGATCTTCCCCGGCGAGCGGCCGCTGCACGCGCTGCGCGAGCGCGGTGTCGAGTACGTGGAGGTGCGGCTGCTGGACCTCGATCCCTTCGTGCCGGTGGGCATCAAGGCGCAGACCATGCGGCTGCTGGACATCTTCCTGCTGCACTGCCTGCTGGCCGACAGCCCGCCCGACACGCCGCAGGAGATCGCGCAGATCGGCCGCAACCAGCACCTCACCGCCGCCTTCGGCCGCGAGCCGGGCCTGCGGCTGGAGCGCGGCACGCAGGAGGTGGCGCTTGCCGACTGGGCGGCCGAACTGCTGGCGCAGTTCGACCCGGTGGCCGCCGCGCTGGACGCCGCGCACCGGACCTCCGACTACACCGATGCTTTGCGCTCCGCGCATGCGCTGGTGGAGCAGCCCGACCTGCTGCCTTCGGCCCGCGTGCTGGCCGTGATGCAGCAGGACTTCGGCAACTCCTTCCTGGACTTCACGCTGGCGCATTCGCAGCACACGCGCATGAAGCTGCTGGCGCTGCCCTTCGGCGGCGCGCAGCAGGCGCACTACGCCATGCTCAGCCGCGAATCGCTGCGGCACCAGCGCGAGATCGAGGCGGGCGACAGCCTGCCGTTCGAGCACTACCGGCAGCAGTACATCTCGCCCGAGCGCCTGGGCCTGACCCGCGCGGCGGTGACCCCCGCGCTGGCCGCCGTGTAG
- the infA gene encoding translation initiation factor IF-1, producing MAKEELIEMKGQVNEVLPDSRFRVTLDNGHQVIAYTGGKMRKHHIRIIAGDNVSLEMSPYDLTKGRITFRHIQGRSGPPQR from the coding sequence ATGGCCAAGGAAGAATTGATTGAGATGAAGGGCCAGGTCAACGAAGTCCTGCCCGATTCCCGGTTCCGCGTCACGCTGGACAACGGTCACCAGGTGATCGCCTACACCGGCGGCAAGATGCGCAAGCACCACATCCGCATCATCGCGGGCGACAACGTGTCGCTGGAGATGTCCCCCTACGACCTGACCAAGGGGCGCATCACCTTCCGCCACATCCAGGGGCGGTCGGGCCCGCCGCAGCGCTGA